Genomic DNA from Ornithorhynchus anatinus isolate Pmale09 chromosome 14, mOrnAna1.pri.v4, whole genome shotgun sequence:
TAGGAGGCAGTTTTTTATATGGCTTTTGGGCCCCAGAGAGTAGCTCCAGATTCTCTAAGCTTTGGACTGATATTTCCCCCCATCCTCGACCTGCTCTCGAATCTTATTGCATATATGTttagagaggatgagtgatttttaGTTTcaagactctttttttttttttttttttttttacatctcagCAAAGGAAGTGTGGTTATTGTTAAAAAATAGTTTCAGGAGAAATTAAATACTGCCATGACAAGTAGCAATACAAAGAAATCGAAGCCCTAGTTCAAATTTACCAATTTGTTTTCATGACAGACCACCTCACTATTCTTTCTACTTAAGTGGTTACAGCTGAGAACATTTTTTTATTGATCATACATTAAGGTGTTACTGATTAAATTTGCTTTTCATATTTTATTAGTGAAATAGGTTAAAATCATTACACTGGCTCCACCCATTAGCATGTCAAATCCAAAGAGGCACTCTCTGAAACTTGGAGGAGTTTCAAAAGATTTGTTAGTTTTGGGTTttgtctacttttttttttctcctgtagctgttttttttaaaagtgtttaACAACCTGATGTTCCACCTCTTTAAATGTAAAAAAGGAATGAGACTAGAGGACCAAtacaaagcagaacaaaaagtGGGGCTAGATGAGCAAGTTGAGGAAAATAAGGGCAATAATACATGTGTAATAATTTTGTATATAGTGATGTGGTGTTAGGGCAGAGCTACTGAAAGAAGAGAAGCTATAATGACTTTAGAAGTTGTTAAATGCAAGCCCTCATTTAGTAAACTTTGCTAAATTTTGTTCCTTGCCTCCCTAAGGCTTCTGAATTAACCAAATAAGTTACATCGTGTCTGTACATCATTTGTGTATTACACATGAACACCACTGTGTTCTCCATTACTTCTCTGCGTAGGTAATTTCAGTGTGTTTTAATTCTCGTGATTCCATAAATTCATGGATATATGAAATTCAGCTGTCACCATCGTCTCATACATCATTTTCTCtgttttttaaagaaaggaaattgCATTTTTAAAGTAAAAACTTGTCGATTCTTGGTGTAATTATACTCAATTTTAATTCCAAAAGGTAATGTAAAATGTGTTCTAAATCTTAAATGCAGTAAGTTCTGTTGTAACGGACGACGCACTAGTGGGTAGGGTTCTATTATGGAACTAAGGAATATCTTCCCTCAGCATTTTCCTGGATGTAGTGGTGATCTGATGTCAGAAGAAAGAGTTTTCTGCccctttttaaaattaatttagtGGCATTTGTGGAGTACTTACGTGGACACAAGCTCTGAAGGATATGATAGAGGATAAACAGATTCAGTTGCTGACCCTCAGCCAGTGTGGGCGATGGGCATATGAAGAAGAATTTCATGTTGGACTGTCTGCCAACATAATGCCCAAATTGAGACAAACTTTGAGCCTACCATTTTGACTTTGAAATTGTATTTAAACCAGTCTCAATTTTTCAATAGGAAGCTCATAAAATGGTAAGAGAAGCCAACGTCAAGCAAGCAACTGCAGAAAAACAGCTAAAAGAAGCACAGGGGAAGGTAAGTTTTTTGGTGGGGGATCTTATTGTATAAAATTCTTTAAAAGCTTTACATCTTACTGTTTAGAATTCTTTAAAAGCTTTAGCTGACCATTGACTCTTCCTAGTTAAACCTACTATTAGTCTTTCAAATATTGCCTTAAAGTATTCAAGGACAAAGAATTGAATCTAGTTTTGCTCCCTGGACAAAACTGCACATTTTGCGACTTGGAGAGTCAGTAAATTTGAGGTTATTGTATAGCAAACAACCAGTAGGTAATTGGGCCAAACCTAAGGCCCGTTGAAACCTTTTTTAAGGTTTGGTTAAACAAGAACAATCCCAAGacattttcttttcaatttttgTTCCCGAAAGATCAGCGACCCAATTGGTGGAGAAAAGTTTTCGGCCATTTGAGACTAGTTTGAAATAGGAAATTTAAGCCCCCGAAAATCTAATATTTTGTACAGAACACACGGCTTTCCCCTTCCTGGAAATGAAGTTTGTCGATTGATAATGTTTGGAAACATTTATGCTGATGTCATATATCAAGGGGACTATGTTGCTCTCTTTTCAAGATCGACGTCCTCCAAGCCGAAGTCGCAGCTTTGAAGACCCTGGTTTTGTCGTCCTCTCCGACATCACCAACTAAAGAGTTTCAGCCAGGTGGGAAGACAGCTTTTAAGAAGGGACACACGAGAAATAAAAGTACAAGCAGTGCTATGGGTGGTAGCCATCAGGACCTCAGCGTGATGCAGCCAATCGTAAAAGATTGCAGAGAGGTAAAATTCCTGAAGGATTGTTCCTCCGCATCTTTGATAATGATGTACTTTCATTCCCAAGATGTCACTCAGATTTTTCTCCGACAAAATCGGAATAGAAAATGCAGCATATAGGTGGAGGACACTTCATGTAGACCAACCtaccctccatccccttccttcttgGCTGATCTCGGACTGCCAGCTAGAATCTCAGTAAGTCTTGAGATCTTGGTATTCCGGGCAAGCAAAGGTCCTTTAAAGAATTTCAAAGTGGCCTGTTTGTAGTTGACTGAAAGATTTAGGCGACTGTATCTCTTCCCAAGCTCATCCAACAGAAAGTTTGAGGATGCTTTGAAAGTACCATTTTCATTAGAAACTTTTCTCAAATCTAGGGAAGGGTAGAAATTTATGGCAGAGAGATTTGAAGAAAGTAAGAAAAACACTGGGGTTATGTTTGGAGCTATTGTTGCTAttaactgtgtgaccctgggtaaatctcATTTCTTTGGTTCAATTTCTCTAagagtaaaatggagatgacaaaAGTTGTCTCTTCAAAGACAGCTTAATGGACTATTTATGTGAAAGCGTTACCAATTTGGAGAAATGGTGCTTTCAAATTATAACGGTGTCCACTCATTATGAATTTTGAAAAGCATAAATTTACCTGATTGACCAATATGTACATTCCTGGAGATTCGAAGACATAATTTTTTCCGGGTTTGAAGACACAGAAGAGATTGAGTTAAAATCCCAAGGGGATGTTAACCTTTGTGGAATAGCTTACCCTTGCTCAGTTGGATTAGCATGCAGGAGTTAGTAGCTTAGCAACCGAAGACTTTACAATCACATTTCGCAGATTTTGATTAGCCCTTGTTAGAGAGAAAAGTGTAACTCATGGAGAAAAACACATTTTGAACAGCCTAGttatttggttttattttttaaaattagtgGTTTTCATAGGACTTGAAAACCAAACCTGTAACACGCAAAACTGAGAGTCCTCATTCCTGACTTTTCCCAGAACTGAAGGCACAAGTAGGTCATGTTGCCAAacgtggggggaaaaaaaaaaaaactattggaTCATTTAAAATTGGAAAAATATATCTCTCTCTAGCTAGATATTCGTCCTTCATTTTCAGAGATAATGCTTTTGACAGATGAGTGTGGTTGAAAAAGACACTAATGGGTGACTGATATATCCTTCCCTTTGTGTGAAGGTAAAGATAGCTCCTTACTGTGCTAATGGGTTTGTCCCTCAGGGCCTATCTCACTTTTTAAGCCTGCCGCTGGTATCCTGATCTTTTTGTAGCCTTTGCTACACAGAGGATCCAGGCTCATCTGTCTTCCATAGTGGCTGCCCAACAATCCACTgctaataatattagtggtatttgttaagcgcttactatacaccaggcactgtactaagcactgctgtgATCAGCTGAGTCTTTAAATTGCTTTTTTTTGCCCACCTAAGCTTGCGTGTGCCTTCTTTTAGTTCACTCTTCAGCAGCTGCGTAGATGTcgtgctgtcatccattctctacACATGTCCCATCCAATGAATCTGTAATCTCTGAGAGATTGCTTCAGCAGTGCCGCGCTAATGGTTCCAGGGCCcgatcattcgttcgttcattcagtcgcatttattaagcgcttacggtgtgccgagcactgtactaagcgcttagcgccgtactaagcatcaTACCTCTGGATCCAGTTACACTGTCTAGCTGCCGCTCCCATCTCCTGCCACCTGTTCCTGTCCAAGCTCCCTGAACGGGGTTGTAGACACTTTGCTTTCatttctcctccgcctccctacGATACGGGttctgcccttctctccccagtgagattgctctctcccaaggtcaccagcgACCTCCTTTGTTCCAAATCCAGTCAGaggactccatcctaatcctctgtgAACTCTCAGCCATCTTTGACGCtgacccattccctcctcctggaaatgctACCTAACCTTGGTTTCCTGGTTTTCTCTTACTTCTATGGCcattctctctcagtctcttgcTGTTTTCTGTTGTGCACCTCAGCCATTAACAGGAATGACACTCTCCAAGTTCTGTTCTGAATCCCTCTGTCTTCTCACTTGACACTcacttccatgacttcaactaccatcctttGCTGATGGATCACGAGAGCTTGCAGTTTCACTTTACGTAGATGTCCCACTGATACATCAAGCTCAATATTTGCAAAACGAAGTCcttcatattccctcccaaattctctcctccgtTGAACTTTTCCTTCACAATTGACAACATCACAGGATGGCAGTGACTCTTAAGCCTTCCACTTTGGCATtgtccctgactcctctccctctctttcagctcCCATATTCGGTCTGCTACCGAATCCCGACAGTTTTTATTTCACAACCCTTCCagactctgcccctcctctccaaagGGCCATTTTgcgggtccaggcacttgtcttatgctgtatcCTTACCGATCTCCccgtctccaccctctcctctcttcattccACTCTTCCTTCTCGTTCCACCGGGTGTAATTTAGCCAGTGGCACATTGCTTCGTGGTCAGCGTGATGCTATGAGCGGATtcctgcttcgcacatagtaagcgcttaacaaatgccattattattattattcctaccaaCTTTTTAAAAGTATAGTATTTTTCGGCCTGCATCTGGGAAATGGTAGTCGCAGCCAGATTGACAGCATGGAATTCAACCAAGTTTTGCTGCCTCGACACTTCTAACGGTGCACGGAGATGGAATGACCGCCCTAACCCCCCAGGTCAGTGTGTCCTTTGGGAAGTTGACAGGCAGTGTTTGGTGGTAATGGGCTTTAAAGCTGTAATGGTATTTTATTCACTGCCAGAGGTACGACCACCTTCTCAAGTGATTTCATTAGGGTTCCGTACAttctcctagtggatagagcttgggcttgggagtcagaaaggcctggcgTTTAGTGTGTAATGAATAACAGGTTGTGAAACGTCTTTTcaaccacacccacacacaaaaagTAAGTCTGGAATTATAATAGAGAACCCAGGAAGAGCGAGTAAGGTTGTCAAACCTAAGACATTCTTCAGAAGCCGCTTGTTGCTGGAACATGAGAGCTTAAGGGAAATTTTTGTTTTACTAATTAATTTAGGAATAAAGGAAGCACATTTTAAGTTTTACTTTGTCGCTTAGACCAAgtcagaaggggaaatgagaagcagcatggccttgtggaaagagcacaggtccaggggtcaaaggacctgagttctaatcccagatccatcacttgtctggtatgtgacctggggcaagtcacttaacttctctttgcctcagttccctcatctgtaaaatggaaactaagactgtgagccccgtacgggacagggccggtgcccaacctgattatcttgatctatCTCAATGACTGGggtccagtacctggcacatagtaagggcttaaaaaataccataaaaacaaacaataaaataataccATTAACAACCCTGAGCTATTGCAATAGTTGCAATTTGCAGATTTATTTCTATTTGCAAAAATCTCTGGCGGACAAGAGGACGGTTTACGGTCAGGCAGTTGCTGGGATCTGGCCTTTCAAGTCCGCCCAGAGGTAAAAATCGGACCCTCCTGCCTGTATTTGTCCTGCTCTGTTGTAGGTACTCTCTGTTTTCCCTCTGCGATATATATAGTTGTGCAGAAGACAGCTGTGTTTTTGGTTGTTGCTGCTGTTTTGCTTTTCCCCTAGCATTTGCAAAAAGAAGTAAAAGTGCCCCCACCCCAAACAATGTCTAAAGCACTGAGGGTCGTACTCAACCAGGTTTACCCAAATGAGTGGCGCCTGATGTTTTTGAACCCCTTGCGGACGGGAAATGCGTCTACCAgctctcctgtattgtactctcccaaacacttatagagcaagcactcaataaataggattgactgattgatttgagttCTGAGAGCTAGTCCCGTCTGCTACCGAAgactatacctgttctcctcacCAGCTTTCTCATGCCGTTAGGCACAGGGCGACCGGGTAAGAGAATACGAATGGCTCagcatgataatagtaatgacggtatttcagtacttactgtgtatcgagcactgttctaagctccggggtaggtaCAGCCTAAtgcggttggacccagtccctgacccacatcttaatccccattttacagatgagatacctgaggcccagagattaagcaacttggccaaagtcacacagcagacaagtggcagaaccgggattagaacctgtgaccttctgactcccaggcccatgctctagccacagtGCCCCTTGTAGTTTCACTACTGCTGAAAAATGAACTCAAGATCTTACCTGCTTGGCAAACATTCCCCCTCTGTGTCTGATCATTACATGACTCTGTTTTCCTGGACAAAATGTATGAGAGATTTTCTCTCTCCATACTAATCCGTCGATATAGTCTCGCCATCACCGCTTTGTCTTTGAACTGAAGAATGACTCGATTACCATCTGGAGAGGTTCAGGCTGATCTCTTCTTATCAAATCAATATAGTCTGGATCACTTTGTGTCCGATTTTTCTGCTAAAGAATCTTTCCGGATTTGTTTGGCAGGCTGATTTCTCTCTGTATAATGAATTCAGATCTTGGAAGGATGAGCCAACCATGGATAGAACGTGCCCTTTCTTGGACAAAATCTACCAGGAAGATATAGTTCCATGTTTGACCTTCTCAAAAAGTGaggtaattcttttttttttttgtctaaatACTGTGGGtctttaaaaaatgttttgaaaTGCTTGCCTTCATACTGTGAAAATATTCATATATTTTTCTGTGTGTCTgtatatgtgtctgttatacgtgTCTGACAGAGAAGTAActtcttctctcccattcctcttttccccacttcctcctcctcttccatcattCCCCAACACAGAGAGTAAGGAGGGAACAAATATGGGTGGGTGGTTCTgttgtagatagaaaataatccttCACTATTTtaacttttttattcattcagccgtatttattgagtgctttgtgcagagcactgtactaagcgcataggagagtacggtataacagtaaacagacacattccctgcccacaacgagcttacagtctagaagggaacaaACGTTTAGGTAGCTTGTGGAGAAAGAGTTGAAAGTAACTGTCGTATTTCCTCTCGTAATTGCCTCCACTGCAAaattctctctcatttcctccctcctcccaccaaagCCCTCTGATTTCTGAGGAAATaaaagcagcagcatagcctagtggaaagcgcgtgggcctgggagtcagaggctctgggttctggcacggagtaagcgcttaacaaacaccgtttaaaaaagataaaaaaacatagtacgtgcttagcgTAACGGAAAAAATAAAGAGATGATTTTTGTAAGGGGTGATAATGGTACATGCAGAAGTATGAGGAAGCGATGGCTCAAAACTCACAGGTTTATTCACTGAGACGTGAACTCCGAGGGGAGGAAGAGTTAATTTACTGTGCAGCTCTTGAGAGAGGGCATTACAAGTAAGAGATATAGTCTCAAgtgtcctcttacctttctcttctttgtcccctcctttcctccttttttcagtttatttttttttgtcctgTCCCCTCcttgctcattaaatgccattgattgaatgtttacaatgtgcagagcgctgtactaagcgtttgggagggtacaatacaaaagaattagtgggcacgctccctgcccatcacaagcttCCTGCTagacttaattataataataatgatacttgttaagccgcttactttgtgccaagcgctgttctaagtgctggagcactgttctaaataggcCCCGGTCCAATAACcgtcccattttgggcaggggccggagggggctgCAAAATGATGCAAAACTGGGAGAGTTTTGCTAGAAAGTACAACATGGTGCAGTGGTGATGTAGTAGATGAAAAATAGTGCTCGTGTTCTGAAGAAGTCTTTCCTTTTGGCAGTTGGCGTCAGCTGTTCTCGAGGCTGTCGAAAACAACACCCTAAGCATTGAACCAGTGGGCCTGCAACCTGTTCGGTTTGTGAAAGCTTCCGCAGTTGAATGTGGAGGACCGAAGTATGTTAGTCTGAGATGTGTCTTGGTAAAAGATGCAATCTTTTCATGCAGTGCTTTATTTACTAACGGTACTAAATCGATTCCTTTGACGATGGATGGATAGACAGCTGACTCAAGTGTATTAGATAAGGAAGTATTAAATTCCTCATTATATAAATAGCTTTAATTGGGTATTTTTCAAGAGCCTGGAGGAAGATATGCAAATCCTTTTGGAATTGTGGCATTGAAGTACTGAAGAATGCTTGTAACTTCTCAGTTCTATGTAGAGTTTAATATTTGTCGACTCATTATGAAAATATGCACATCAGTATTTTCTGATGCACTTCATTTAGTATTAAAGCATAGTGTTTTTAGTAAATATATTAGCCCTAAAGCCAAAGACACTGAATTAATAAACTACATATGCTGTGTGTAGTTTATTAATAAAAAATACCAGGACATTGTATTTGCCCGCCAGTAATGTTGGTGGAGATTTGCTTCAGTTGGCTATAAAGCAGGTACTACTTCTTTGATATATGAACCTTCAAAAAAGGGAGGAGAATTTAGTAAAGCACTCTCTTTCATTGATTAATGTTTGATTGAGGGTCATTTATTTTGGTATGAGATGATGTCAGAAAATACTCAAGTTTAAAGTTTGAACAtagtagtcaatcatatttcacaAATGATTTTTGAATCAGAACATTTCAGTGGTAATTTAAAAATGAAGGGCATTTGGCATGTCTTAAAATTTTTCTTGCAGCGTTTTCTCAGATTCATAGGTGCTAACTTGCTAAACATGTCTTTCATTTTATAAGGAGAGTAGTTGGGGACTGGACAAAGGGAATAGAGGTTTGCTGATCAGATATAAATTGTGGTTATTTTTGCTAATAACTCTAACAAGATATTTTAAAAACCATTTTTGATTAAGGAAACTAACTTTGCAATTGGGAAATAtaatatatacctatatacacaaACAGTCATGTATGCGTGTGTGCATATGTTGCTTTCAAGCATATCTGTATATGTGTTGCCTCCAATTTGGATATAAATGTATTTTTAAGAATGTGTTTGTGATACACATTCTGAGTATCTTAACACTGGGTAAATCGTAATTGCGCGAACCTGTTTTTTCCAACTTTGAAGACATTGCTATTTGAAGATTACAGCAAATATGTTTGTGGCTGCTTTTCCACTAAGTAGCTATTCTAATTTTAGGCCAGTCAATAGGCAGCTTTGTGTTGAACTGAACCCTTCAGTATCACTTTAACGTGGGTGCTTGAAATATTCTGCTTCCTTTGCGGTCCACCTTGCCTTAGCCACATTCGGCACCTTAAGCTCTAAAGTGGTGCAACCAGACTGCAGGTCTTGTGTGATCCGCAGCCTAACTTGAAGTTATACTTTTGCAGACATCATTAGAGCCAGGATCAATTTTTCACCGGAAAGCGTCCAGTCCCCCAGCTAGAAATTTGAACGCTAtccttgctgggttttttttttccctctttcatgAATTCATCTCCCCGTTAGAGAGCTTTCCTGTCACTGGAGAGACAGATGGAAATCTTTTTGTAACTAGTTTgtctccttaattttttttttttcaaattctcttgtattatactctcccaagcgcttagtactgtgccctgggcccagtaagcactcaatcaataccactgattgatttttggttAGGAGAGAATAAAAGACCTGCAGCCCTGAATTCCCTTGGGGTGTTAGTGTGTCACCTACATTGTGCTTCTCAACTTTCTCTGCTCTTAGAAGCAGTACCTGTTTGCTAGTATTCCACTgtctagtctttaagctccttgtgggcagggaatttgcctgtttattgttctgttgtactctcccaagcacttagtacagtgctttgcccacagtaaactctcagtaaatacgatggaatgaattctcctgccccctccccccgccccacctcccaggATTGAGTCATTGTGCAttttagggagagaaagaaataggAGAAATGTTCAGGAGCCCTTTTTTGTTCAACTGTTTGCGAAAATAGTACACTCCGTAGAATCTCATTAATGTAGACTAACTAGGGGGTAGTCCATTCCGAAGTAGGGAAAACCTTGAGTATGCGggagtatttttaaaaataattttattgtaataatatgactctttggttgtgttttttttttttcttttgccttagCCTCCTGGTAGTTTTACCTGTCTAATTTTTTGAATATGTTTGGAGGGAAGTTAGGTCAGAAATACCTACAGAGCCCTTTTGCAGAGTCCCACAATTTTGCTGTTTGTTCTTTCCCAGGTTAACCAAGTGTTGGTCAAAAGTTAGCGGTGAAGAACAGAAAGCAAGGAAGCAGGAAGTAACTAACAGCTCCAAAATTGCTAAGTTTTTTATTTATGAGCTCTGAATTGATGGAGTTTTATCGATATCTTCGAAGTTGTGGTCGTTTGAGTTTGAGAAGTCTTTGCCATCTCTGTCGTTATGCACAGTTAGAGATTGCAAAGAAGTGAACATCAGACAGTCATGAGTAAATAATCTACATGTAATTATTTTGCAGGAAATGTGCTCTCAGTGGTCAGAGTAAGTCTTGTAAACACAGAATTAAATTGGGAGACTCAAGCAACTACTATTATatttctccattttgtagattcaGGGTAAGCATTTTTTAACCATCACTGAATTAAATTAGCTtgccacatgcacacacacacagtgcatTTATCGTTCATGGCATTGTTTCTGTTTTGGCGTAGATCACTTCGGTGTGCAACTTTTTTACGTACATTCGCTATATCCAACAAGGTCTCTTGAAGCAGCAG
This window encodes:
- the LOC100081236 gene encoding rab-3A-interacting protein isoform X1, whose amino-acid sequence is MANDPLEGFHEVNLASPTSPDLLGVYESGTQEPTTSPSVIYRPHPSAVCSTPIQANALNVSDLPTQPVYSSPRHLNSAEPSSVSISVADAVPCSTSGTPFKPSNTRKDNNNAEREFLQGATVTESSDSSDDIFGLSTESLSRLRSPSVLEVREKGYERLKEELAKAQRELKLKDEECERLSKVRDQLGQELEELTASLFEEAHKMVREANVKQATAEKQLKEAQGKIDVLQAEVAALKTLVLSSSPTSPTKEFQPGGKTAFKKGHTRNKSTSSAMGGSHQDLSVMQPIVKDCREADFSLYNEFRSWKDEPTMDRTCPFLDKIYQEDIVPCLTFSKSELASAVLEAVENNTLSIEPVGLQPVRFVKASAVECGGPKKCALSGQSKSCKHRIKLGDSSNYYYISPFCRFRITSVCNFFTYIRYIQQGLLKQQDVDQMFWEVMQLRKEMSLAKLGYFKEEL
- the LOC100081236 gene encoding rab-3A-interacting protein isoform X2 — protein: MANDPLEGFHEVNLASPTSPDLLGVYESGTQEPTTSPSVIYRPHPSAVCSTPIQANALNVSDLPTQPVYSSPRHLNSAEPSSVSISVADAVPCSTSGTPFKPSNTRKDNNNAEREFLQGATVTESSDSSDDIFGLSTESLSRLRSPSVLEVREKGYERLKEELAKAQREAHKMVREANVKQATAEKQLKEAQGKIDVLQAEVAALKTLVLSSSPTSPTKEFQPGGKTAFKKGHTRNKSTSSAMGGSHQDLSVMQPIVKDCREADFSLYNEFRSWKDEPTMDRTCPFLDKIYQEDIVPCLTFSKSELASAVLEAVENNTLSIEPVGLQPVRFVKASAVECGGPKKCALSGQSKSCKHRIKLGDSSNYYYISPFCRFRITSVCNFFTYIRYIQQGLLKQQDVDQMFWEVMQLRKEMSLAKLGYFKEEL